A DNA window from Clavibacter sepedonicus contains the following coding sequences:
- a CDS encoding PKD domain-containing protein, whose translation MQDDGRLQFGTWTGQTNLAGSERAYNDGQWHHVVASQGSDGLKLYVDGDLVGQNGQTQAQGYDGYWRIGGDNTWGSSSGTFEGRMDEVAVYPTVLTPTAVETHFSLGTSGRVPNQAPKAAFTPTADFLTVAFDGSGSTDADGTITGYAWDFGDGVQASGAQQSHTYAAAGTYPVTLTVTDDRGATNRTQQDVTVKAAPVNIAPTAVVTATATDLTAKLDGSASTDADGQVASYAWDFGDGSTGTGPTPTHAYAAGGTYTEALTVTDDKGLTGTASTQVTVVAPPVNREPTAVIASTTTDLVANLDGRASSDPDGTVASYAWEFGDGTTGTGPSIAHPYAKAGTYQVALTVTDDKGATGRTTASVTVTAPPVNQAPVARFTSTAANLVASLDASASTDPDGTVASWSWAFGDGTTGKGRTTTHAYQAAGTFAVSLTVTDDKGLATTTTSPVTVQAPASNVLAQDAFGRTVATGWGTAELGGAWRVTGGTAIVKVQDGTGQVVSPKGETRTMTLDAVSTTSSDVSATFSLDSVPTGGGSYTRVNSRQVGSAFYQTQVWIKATGQIQLVQSEGATTIGSYILPGTTYQAGQQLRVRVLTTGTSPTTVKAKVWVAGQAEPAAWQTSVTSSTAALQAAGSVGIQTYLSGSATAPVTTRIDDLVVSRDGQAPAPAPAPGNQAPAAAFTSTAKDLTASFDGSTSTDADGTVASYAWAFGDGTTGTGKTVDHAYAKAGTYTVSLTVTDDNGLASARKDGTVTVTAPVVAPPAAGILAQDTFTRTAANGWGTAETGGAWRITGNASILKVQDGRAQVASPAGETRTASLDAVSTTASDAQVSFALDRVPTGGGAYVRINSRQVGTATYQTQVWVRSTGQVMIVQSENGANLKSVVVPNLTYTAGQQLRVRVQVTGTSPTTMNAKVWPVSQAEPTAWQSTTTGTLAALQTAGTFGIQTYLSSSAAGPVAFTLDDLLVTDGTAR comes from the coding sequence ATGCAGGACGACGGACGCCTGCAGTTCGGCACGTGGACCGGCCAGACCAACCTGGCGGGATCCGAGCGCGCCTACAACGACGGCCAGTGGCACCACGTGGTGGCGTCGCAGGGATCCGACGGGCTGAAGCTCTACGTGGACGGCGACCTCGTCGGCCAGAACGGCCAGACGCAGGCGCAGGGCTACGACGGCTACTGGCGCATCGGCGGCGACAACACGTGGGGCTCCTCCAGCGGCACCTTCGAGGGCCGGATGGACGAGGTCGCGGTGTACCCGACCGTGCTCACGCCCACCGCCGTGGAGACGCACTTCTCCCTCGGGACCAGCGGCCGCGTGCCGAACCAGGCCCCGAAGGCCGCGTTCACGCCGACCGCCGACTTCCTGACGGTCGCGTTCGACGGCAGCGGATCCACCGACGCCGACGGCACGATCACGGGCTACGCCTGGGACTTCGGCGACGGCGTCCAGGCGTCCGGCGCGCAGCAGTCGCACACGTACGCCGCGGCCGGCACCTACCCGGTGACGCTCACGGTGACGGACGACCGCGGCGCGACGAACCGCACGCAGCAGGACGTCACGGTTAAGGCGGCTCCCGTCAACATCGCGCCGACGGCCGTGGTCACCGCGACCGCGACCGACCTCACCGCGAAGCTCGACGGATCCGCCTCCACGGACGCCGACGGCCAGGTCGCCTCCTACGCGTGGGACTTCGGCGACGGCAGCACGGGCACCGGCCCGACGCCGACGCACGCCTACGCCGCGGGCGGCACCTACACGGAGGCGCTGACGGTCACGGACGACAAGGGCCTCACGGGCACCGCGTCCACGCAGGTGACGGTGGTGGCGCCCCCGGTCAACCGGGAGCCCACGGCGGTCATCGCGTCGACCACGACCGACCTGGTCGCGAACCTCGACGGCCGCGCATCCAGCGACCCGGACGGCACCGTCGCGTCCTACGCGTGGGAGTTCGGCGACGGGACGACCGGCACCGGCCCGTCCATCGCCCACCCCTACGCGAAGGCCGGCACGTACCAGGTCGCGCTCACGGTGACGGACGACAAGGGCGCGACCGGTCGCACGACCGCGAGCGTCACGGTCACCGCACCGCCCGTGAACCAGGCGCCCGTCGCCCGGTTCACGAGCACCGCGGCGAACCTCGTCGCCTCGCTCGACGCCTCCGCGTCGACCGACCCCGACGGCACCGTGGCGTCCTGGTCCTGGGCCTTCGGCGACGGGACCACGGGCAAGGGCCGCACCACGACCCACGCCTACCAGGCTGCCGGCACCTTCGCGGTGTCCCTCACGGTCACGGACGACAAGGGGCTCGCCACGACGACCACCTCGCCGGTGACCGTCCAGGCGCCCGCGTCGAACGTGCTCGCGCAGGACGCGTTCGGCCGCACGGTCGCCACGGGCTGGGGCACGGCCGAGCTCGGCGGCGCCTGGCGCGTCACCGGCGGCACGGCCATCGTCAAGGTGCAGGACGGCACGGGCCAGGTCGTCTCGCCGAAGGGCGAGACCCGCACGATGACCCTCGACGCGGTGTCCACCACGTCGTCGGACGTCAGCGCGACCTTCTCGCTCGACTCCGTCCCCACAGGCGGCGGCTCCTACACCCGGGTCAACTCCCGGCAGGTGGGGTCGGCCTTCTACCAGACGCAGGTCTGGATCAAGGCGACCGGGCAGATCCAGCTGGTGCAGTCGGAGGGGGCGACGACCATCGGGTCGTACATCCTCCCCGGCACGACCTACCAGGCCGGCCAGCAGCTCCGCGTCCGCGTCCTGACGACCGGCACGTCGCCGACCACCGTCAAGGCGAAGGTGTGGGTCGCCGGCCAGGCCGAGCCCGCCGCATGGCAGACGAGCGTCACCAGCTCGACCGCCGCGCTGCAGGCCGCGGGCTCCGTCGGGATCCAGACCTACCTCTCGGGGTCGGCGACGGCTCCCGTGACGACGCGGATCGACGACCTGGTCGTCAGCCGCGACGGCCAGGCGCCCGCGCCCGCACCGGCACCGGGCAACCAGGCTCCGGCTGCGGCGTTCACGTCGACCGCGAAGGACCTGACGGCCTCGTTCGACGGATCCACCTCGACGGACGCCGACGGCACGGTGGCCTCGTACGCCTGGGCGTTCGGGGACGGCACGACGGGCACGGGCAAGACCGTGGATCACGCCTACGCCAAGGCCGGCACCTACACGGTGTCGCTGACGGTGACGGACGACAATGGCCTCGCCTCGGCGAGGAAGGACGGCACGGTCACGGTGACCGCGCCGGTCGTCGCTCCGCCCGCCGCCGGGATCCTCGCGCAGGACACCTTCACCCGCACCGCCGCGAACGGCTGGGGCACGGCGGAGACCGGGGGCGCCTGGCGCATCACCGGCAACGCGTCGATCCTCAAGGTGCAGGACGGGAGGGCGCAGGTCGCCAGTCCCGCCGGCGAGACCCGCACCGCGAGCCTCGACGCCGTGAGCACCACCGCATCCGACGCCCAGGTCAGCTTCGCGCTCGACAGGGTGCCCACGGGCGGCGGCGCGTACGTGCGGATCAACTCGCGCCAGGTCGGCACCGCGACCTACCAGACGCAGGTCTGGGTGCGGTCGACCGGCCAGGTGATGATCGTGCAGTCCGAGAACGGCGCCAACCTGAAGTCGGTCGTCGTCCCGAACCTCACGTACACGGCCGGGCAGCAGCTGCGGGTGCGCGTGCAGGTCACGGGCACGTCGCCCACCACGATGAACGCGAAGGTCTGGCCCGTCAGCCAGGCCGAGCCGACCGCGTGGCAGTCGACGACGACCGGGACCCTGGCCGCCCTGCAGACCGCGGGCACGTTCGGGATCCAGACGTACCTGTCGAGCTCGGCCGCCGGACCCGTCGCGTTCACGCTCGACGACCTGCTGGTGACGGACGGCACCGCCCGGTGA
- a CDS encoding IS481-like element IS1121 family transposase gives MSHGNARLTVHGRVLLVRRVVEDRRPVAHVARELGVSRQCAHRWVNRFRAEGLRGLTDRSSRPRSVPRRTSPERERAVLEARAQLRAGPARLAPVTGVPSRTISRILRRHGAPPLAWLDPVTGAVIRASRSTAHRYEHEHPGDLIHVDVKKLGRIPDGGGWRVHGRSEQVRGRGIGFDYVHAAVDDHTRLAYAEIHPDEKGATAAGFLTRAAAYFAGHGITRIERVITDNAFAYRHSTAFKNAVQDLGARQKFIRPHCPWQNGKVERFNRTLATEWAYRQPFTSNQHRADALDPFIEHYNTERIHSSHGLTPAARVSPTS, from the coding sequence ATGTCCCACGGTAATGCTCGTCTGACGGTTCACGGGAGGGTTCTCCTCGTGCGGCGGGTGGTGGAGGATCGTCGGCCGGTCGCGCACGTCGCGCGGGAGCTGGGGGTGTCGCGGCAGTGCGCGCATCGATGGGTGAACCGGTTCCGTGCCGAGGGGCTGCGAGGGCTGACGGATCGGTCATCGCGGCCCCGGTCAGTACCGAGGCGAACGAGCCCGGAGCGGGAACGGGCCGTGCTGGAAGCGCGGGCCCAGTTGCGGGCGGGTCCTGCGCGGCTGGCGCCGGTGACAGGTGTTCCATCCCGTACGATCTCCCGCATCCTGCGCCGGCACGGGGCGCCGCCGTTGGCATGGTTGGACCCCGTCACCGGGGCCGTGATCCGGGCATCCCGGTCAACGGCGCACCGGTATGAGCACGAGCATCCGGGTGATCTGATCCACGTGGACGTGAAGAAGCTCGGGAGGATCCCGGACGGAGGCGGCTGGCGGGTCCACGGGCGCAGCGAGCAGGTCCGCGGCCGCGGGATCGGGTTCGATTACGTCCATGCCGCGGTCGATGACCACACCCGTCTCGCCTACGCGGAGATCCATCCCGATGAGAAAGGCGCGACCGCGGCCGGGTTCCTGACCCGCGCAGCGGCGTACTTCGCCGGGCATGGGATCACCCGGATCGAGCGGGTCATCACGGACAACGCGTTCGCCTACCGGCACTCGACCGCGTTCAAGAACGCCGTCCAGGACCTGGGCGCGCGGCAGAAGTTCATCCGCCCGCACTGCCCCTGGCAGAACGGCAAGGTCGAGCGCTTCAACCGGACCCTCGCGACCGAGTGGGCCTACCGGCAACCCTTCACCAGCAACCAACACCGCGCCGACGCGCTTGACCCCTTCATCGAGCACTACAACACTGAACGAATCCACTCAAGCCACGGGCTCACGCCCGCGGCCCGAGTGTCACCAACGTCATGA
- a CDS encoding endo-1,4-beta-xylanase: MSRTPSDPSTAGRRPTAIPDARRAEALITVRDADGQPLAHADVVVEQASQDIAFGNIGFDLIPLANGETDPAEAGIEAFGGARLEGLERLAEQWLDVFDTATLPFYWGRFEPVRGKPDTERLLTTARWLRERGVDVKGHPLVWHTVTAQWLLDLPLDEVERVQRERIRRDVGDFAGLIDMWDAINEAVIMPVFDREDNGITRLAAARGRLAMVRMAFEEAHAADPAATLVLNDFDLSPAYEELIEEVLGAGIPVDAIGLQTHMHQGYRGEEEVLGIVDRFARFGLPIHMTETTLLSGDPMPPEITDLNDFRVTSWPSTPAGEERQADEIERHYRSLVGHPAVAAITYWGLTDDGMWLGAPGGLVRADGTPKPSYEALRRLIREEWRLAPTTLRTDAEGRVRVTAFAGGVRVAHAGREAVVAVPAGASEAEAALG; encoded by the coding sequence ATGTCCCGCACGCCATCCGACCCGTCGACCGCCGGGCGCCGCCCGACCGCGATCCCCGACGCCCGCCGCGCGGAGGCCCTGATCACCGTGCGCGATGCGGACGGACAGCCGCTCGCCCACGCGGACGTGGTGGTCGAGCAGGCGTCGCAGGACATCGCCTTCGGCAACATCGGCTTCGACCTCATCCCGCTCGCGAACGGCGAGACGGATCCCGCGGAGGCGGGCATCGAGGCCTTCGGCGGCGCGCGCCTCGAGGGGCTGGAGCGGCTCGCGGAGCAGTGGCTCGACGTGTTCGACACGGCCACGCTCCCCTTCTACTGGGGCCGGTTCGAGCCCGTGCGCGGGAAGCCCGACACCGAGCGGCTGCTCACCACGGCGCGCTGGCTGCGCGAGCGCGGCGTCGACGTGAAGGGGCACCCGCTCGTCTGGCACACCGTCACCGCGCAGTGGCTGCTCGACCTGCCGCTCGACGAGGTGGAGCGCGTGCAGCGGGAGCGGATCCGGCGCGACGTGGGCGACTTCGCGGGGCTCATCGACATGTGGGACGCCATCAACGAGGCCGTGATCATGCCGGTGTTCGACCGGGAGGACAACGGGATCACGCGGCTGGCGGCGGCGCGCGGCCGGCTCGCGATGGTGCGCATGGCCTTCGAGGAGGCGCACGCGGCGGACCCGGCCGCGACGCTCGTGCTGAACGACTTCGACCTGTCGCCCGCCTACGAGGAGCTCATCGAGGAGGTGCTGGGCGCGGGGATCCCGGTGGACGCCATCGGGCTGCAGACGCACATGCACCAGGGGTACCGCGGCGAGGAGGAGGTGCTCGGGATCGTCGACCGGTTCGCGCGCTTCGGGCTGCCGATCCACATGACCGAGACCACGCTGCTCTCGGGCGACCCCATGCCGCCCGAGATCACCGACCTCAACGACTTCCGGGTCACGAGCTGGCCGTCGACTCCCGCGGGCGAGGAGCGGCAGGCGGACGAGATCGAGCGGCACTACCGCTCCCTCGTGGGGCACCCGGCCGTCGCGGCAATCACCTACTGGGGGCTCACGGACGACGGCATGTGGCTGGGCGCGCCCGGCGGGCTGGTGCGGGCGGACGGCACGCCGAAGCCGTCGTACGAGGCGCTCCGCCGGCTGATCCGCGAGGAGTGGCGGCTCGCGCCGACCACGCTGCGGACCGACGCCGAGGGGCGCGTGCGCGTGACGGCGTTCGCGGGCGGCGTGCGGGTGGCGCACGCCGGACGCGAGGCGGTGGTCGCCGTCCCGGCGGGCGCGTCGGAGGCGGAGGCGGCGCTGGGCTAG
- a CDS encoding NAD-dependent epimerase/dehydratase family protein: MTHDAARLSVLYLGGTGTISAACVRASVAAGMDVTVVNRGADAQGRGTPDGVTTRIADVTDPAALLAAIGDRTFDAVVDFLSFDAAGADRRVEVFAGRTRQFVAISSASIYRKPALQTPITESTLRANPFLSYARDKIAMEDAFLRYHAASGFPVVIVRPSHTYDEASPPLAGDWTVVDRIARGDEVVVPGDGTSLWTLTHADDFAVGLVGILGDERAVGEALHITSGDVMTWDRIRRLVADALGVEARLVHVPAEQFPVVEPDWGWSELVLGDLSHSAVFDTTRIRRLVPAFQPRIPFHLAVRGIVAWRAAHPELTRPDADTDRRIQRLVDAKHAADAAYRAAAAG; encoded by the coding sequence GTGACCCACGACGCCGCCCGCCTGTCCGTGCTCTACCTGGGCGGGACGGGCACCATCAGCGCCGCGTGCGTCCGGGCCTCCGTCGCCGCCGGCATGGACGTCACGGTCGTCAACCGCGGGGCCGACGCCCAGGGCCGGGGCACGCCCGACGGCGTGACCACGCGCATCGCCGACGTCACGGATCCGGCCGCCCTCCTCGCCGCGATCGGCGACCGCACCTTCGACGCGGTCGTCGACTTCCTGTCCTTCGACGCCGCAGGCGCCGACCGCCGCGTCGAGGTCTTCGCTGGCCGCACCCGCCAGTTCGTGGCCATCAGCTCGGCGTCGATCTACCGCAAGCCCGCGCTGCAGACGCCCATCACCGAGTCGACGCTCCGCGCCAACCCCTTCCTCTCCTACGCGCGCGACAAGATCGCGATGGAGGACGCCTTCCTCCGCTACCACGCCGCGAGCGGCTTCCCCGTCGTGATCGTCCGCCCCTCGCACACCTACGACGAGGCCAGCCCGCCGCTCGCGGGCGACTGGACGGTCGTCGACCGCATCGCGCGCGGCGACGAGGTCGTGGTCCCGGGCGACGGCACATCACTCTGGACGCTCACGCACGCCGACGACTTCGCGGTCGGCCTCGTCGGCATCCTCGGCGACGAGCGCGCCGTGGGCGAGGCGCTGCACATCACGAGCGGCGACGTGATGACGTGGGACCGGATCCGCCGCCTCGTCGCCGACGCCCTGGGCGTCGAGGCGCGCCTGGTGCACGTGCCCGCCGAGCAGTTCCCGGTCGTGGAGCCGGACTGGGGATGGTCGGAGCTCGTCCTCGGCGACCTGTCGCACAGCGCGGTCTTCGACACCACCCGGATCCGCCGCCTCGTGCCGGCGTTCCAGCCGAGGATCCCGTTCCACCTGGCGGTCCGCGGGATCGTCGCGTGGCGGGCAGCGCACCCGGAGCTCACGCGACCGGACGCGGACACCGACCGCCGGATCCAGCGCCTCGTCGACGCGAAGCACGCCGCGGACGCCGCTTACCGGGCCGCCGCGGCGGGCTGA
- a CDS encoding TspO/MBR family protein → MGTVKDIVRQIVVISSMAFAVIGSAFGSGAFSDRSIQNASSGALSASYTPVAPAGPAFSIWSVIYLGLVAYTIWQALPAQRADERQRRVGYPVAVTLVLNAAWILTAQAGFLVLSGVVIVALLLTLIWTFRTLMATRPRNLVEGVVLDGTMGLYLGWVSVATIANITSILTASGFQPGTTGRDAWAVVLLAVAGVVGVLLALRDGGRLAPSAAIAWGLAWVAVGRLTGELLSTPAAVAALVAAAAVVVVTLVARARTGWVGRVAARPAVAAR, encoded by the coding sequence ATGGGCACCGTGAAGGACATCGTCCGCCAGATCGTCGTCATCTCGAGCATGGCGTTCGCCGTCATCGGCTCCGCGTTCGGCTCGGGCGCGTTCAGCGACCGCAGCATCCAGAACGCGTCGAGCGGCGCCCTCAGCGCGAGCTACACGCCCGTAGCACCGGCCGGCCCCGCGTTCTCGATCTGGAGCGTCATCTACCTCGGGCTCGTCGCGTACACGATCTGGCAGGCGCTCCCCGCCCAGCGCGCCGACGAGCGCCAGCGACGCGTCGGCTACCCCGTCGCCGTGACCCTCGTGCTCAACGCCGCGTGGATCCTCACGGCGCAGGCCGGGTTCCTCGTGCTGAGCGGCGTCGTCATCGTGGCGCTGCTCCTGACGCTGATCTGGACCTTCCGCACCCTCATGGCGACGCGGCCGCGGAACCTCGTCGAGGGCGTCGTGCTCGACGGCACGATGGGCCTCTACCTGGGGTGGGTGAGCGTCGCGACCATCGCGAACATCACGTCCATCCTCACGGCGTCCGGCTTCCAGCCGGGAACGACCGGGCGCGACGCGTGGGCGGTCGTTCTGCTCGCGGTCGCCGGCGTCGTCGGCGTCCTGCTCGCGCTCCGCGACGGCGGGCGGCTCGCGCCCAGCGCGGCGATCGCCTGGGGCCTCGCGTGGGTGGCCGTCGGGCGGCTCACGGGCGAGCTGCTGTCGACGCCGGCCGCGGTGGCCGCGCTGGTGGCGGCCGCTGCGGTCGTGGTCGTGACGCTCGTCGCGCGCGCCCGCACCGGGTGGGTCGGGCGGGTCGCCGCGCGTCCCGCGGTCGCCGCGCGGTAG
- a CDS encoding MarR family winged helix-turn-helix transcriptional regulator — MAAGMSAQDELASWPTGRLLSTAARAVEHAWGEALATLGVTHAGLIALHLLRDGPLSQIQLARSAHVETQTMSRTLERLEREGLVSRAPDPADRRRHVVARTDAGADAWERAQALEQDVVPELARSEEMRRGLIDVIRAAGRPAPAASPASPAGTAASPASPASPAGTAAEGRAR, encoded by the coding sequence ATGGCAGCAGGGATGTCCGCCCAGGACGAGCTCGCGAGCTGGCCGACGGGGCGGCTGCTGTCCACGGCCGCGCGCGCCGTCGAGCACGCCTGGGGCGAGGCGCTCGCTACCCTCGGGGTCACGCACGCGGGCCTCATCGCGCTGCACCTGCTCCGGGACGGGCCGCTCAGCCAGATCCAGCTCGCCCGCTCCGCGCACGTCGAGACGCAGACCATGTCGCGCACGCTGGAGCGGCTGGAGCGGGAGGGGCTCGTGTCGCGCGCGCCGGATCCCGCCGACCGCCGCCGCCACGTCGTCGCCCGCACCGATGCCGGCGCCGACGCGTGGGAGCGCGCGCAGGCGCTCGAGCAGGACGTCGTCCCCGAGCTCGCCCGCTCGGAGGAGATGCGCCGCGGCCTCATCGACGTGATCCGCGCGGCCGGCCGTCCGGCGCCCGCCGCCTCGCCCGCGTCGCCTGCCGGCACCGCAGCCTCGCCCGCGTCGCCCGCGTCGCCCGCCGGCACCGCCGCCGAGGGGCGCGCACGATGA
- a CDS encoding YqjF family protein: protein MTRPADPISAAAPDLPGRAVIRQVWSDLAFVHWRVDPALVAPLLPPGTRPDVHDGSSWVGLIPFVLSRSAFPPLPAVPWAGTFAELNVRLYSVGDDGRRGVVFRSLEAAKLLPTIGARVGLGLPYMWASMTHEEHDGVVTYTSRRHTGSRPTSRISVRPLGEEAEGDPLADFLTARWGMHVARGGVTRYWPNTHDAWTLERAELVDLDDELVAAAGLPGVVDRAPDSVLFSRGVRTEFAGPLRPRA, encoded by the coding sequence ATGACCCGCCCCGCGGATCCGATCTCCGCCGCCGCCCCCGACCTGCCCGGCCGCGCGGTCATCCGCCAGGTCTGGAGCGACCTGGCCTTCGTGCACTGGCGCGTGGATCCGGCGCTCGTCGCCCCGCTCCTCCCGCCGGGCACGCGCCCCGACGTGCACGACGGATCCAGCTGGGTCGGCCTCATCCCCTTCGTCCTGTCCCGCAGCGCCTTCCCGCCCCTGCCCGCCGTGCCGTGGGCTGGCACGTTCGCCGAGCTCAACGTGCGCCTCTACAGCGTGGGCGACGACGGCCGCCGCGGCGTGGTCTTCCGCTCGCTCGAGGCCGCGAAGCTCCTGCCCACGATCGGCGCGCGCGTCGGCCTCGGCCTGCCGTACATGTGGGCGTCGATGACGCACGAGGAGCACGACGGCGTCGTCACCTACACATCGCGCCGGCACACGGGCTCCCGCCCGACCTCGCGCATCTCCGTCCGCCCGCTCGGCGAGGAGGCGGAGGGGGATCCGCTCGCCGACTTCCTCACCGCCCGCTGGGGCATGCACGTGGCCCGCGGGGGCGTCACGCGCTACTGGCCGAACACGCACGACGCGTGGACCCTGGAGCGCGCCGAGCTGGTCGACCTCGACGACGAGCTGGTCGCCGCCGCGGGCCTCCCGGGCGTCGTGGACCGCGCGCCCGACTCCGTGCTGTTCTCCCGCGGCGTCCGCACGGAGTTCGCCGGCCCGCTCCGCCCGCGCGCCTGA